One region of Salvia miltiorrhiza cultivar Shanhuang (shh) chromosome 3, IMPLAD_Smil_shh, whole genome shotgun sequence genomic DNA includes:
- the LOC131014330 gene encoding uncharacterized protein LOC131014330: MDCDDGDSCFAAGFPPALVSLTPFASAVSPSPRRLSSCFMHPATPVRSKRRLAWVSLQGRLVGADEASSAKTVDPNGVFTAQEAAAWELFTPVQRVLTVAVVGAAATNSMKNEQISKLKKSVELRDQVLFSMQKKLDNLCEQLNYLKDQPEVETKTTIECGCKLRHHKLPPNDSLINTSTKGSNGDEVFKYKMPISNEAEPDERRMSDLSDWAPSVTSSVDIQLESLALEHDMDSLKKECDEKDATIKELSTYLRSSEVLSSKRIVELEDIIRRKNMIINKLRKDIITLEQKVVSLTRRRRPSFSAASTDHLQHLPTLTDNVLFDMDSTTDPSSSDSDSIPRNHRMEAPLVERQHISVEISEKESKWKVKCDGAKSSPSLLPLKENSLNPHTTSGGGENRSRRRPPSKSKEVAAPAQKRWI, from the exons ATGGATTGCGACGACGGCGATTCATGCTTCGCCGCCGGCTTCCCCCCCGCATTGGTCTCATTAACCCCATTCGCTTCCGCGGTCTCACCCTCGCCGCGCCGGCTATCGAGCTGCTTCATGCATCCGGCTACGCCGGTTAGATCAAAACGGCGCCTGGCCTGGGTGTCCCTCCAGGGCCGCCTTGTTGGAGCCGACGAAGCCAGCTCGGCTAAGACTGTTGATCCAAATGGCGTCTTCACCGCCCAAGAGGCGGCGGCGTGGGAGCTATTTACACCCGTTCAACGGGTTTTGACCGTCGCTGTTGTCGGGGCCGCAGCTACCAACTCGATGAAGAATGAGCAGATTTCGAAGCTGAAAAAATCAGTTGAACTCAGG GATCAAGTGCTCTTTAGCATGCAGAAAAAGCTGGACAATTTATGTGAGCAGTTGAATTATTTGAAGGATCAGCCTGAAGTTGAGACTAAAACAACGATTGAATGCGGTTGTAAGCTTAGACATCATAAGCTTCCTCCAAATGATTCTTTG ATCAACACATCAACTAAAGGATCAAATGGGGATGAGGTGTTCAAGTACAAAATGCCAATATCAAACGAGGCCGAGCCAGATGAGCGCCGAATGTCTGATTTGTCAGATTGGGCTCCCAGTGTTACTTCTTCTGTTGATATTcag TTGGAGAGTTTAGCACTAGAACATGATATGGACAGCCTGAAGAAAGAATGTGATGAGAAGGATGCTACCATCAAGGAACTGTCTACTTATCTTCGGTCATCTGAAGTCTTGAGTTCAAAG AGGATTGTGGAATTAGAAGATATCATTCGTCGTAAGAATATGATCATCAACAAGCTCCGGAAAGACATAATAACTTTGGAGCAGAAG GTGGTGAGCCTTACAAGACGCCGGAGACCCTCTTTCTCAGCAGCAAGTACAGATCATCTGCAGCATCTTCCTACACTGACAGATAATGTCCTTTTTGACATGGACAGTACGACTGATCCTTCGTCTTCAGATTCGGACAGCATTCCCAGGAATCATCGGATGGAAGCTCCACTTGTGGAAAGGCAGCACATCTCTGTTGAGATAAGTGAGAAAGAGTCTAAATGGAAGGTGAAATGTGATGGTGCTAAGAGTTCACCTTCGCTTCTTCCTTTGAAAGAGAATTCACTGAATCCGCATACGACAAGTGGCGGTGGGGAGAACAGGAGCAGGAGACGACCTCCTAGCAAATCCAAGGAAGTAGCAGCACCAGCTCAAAAGAGATGGATTTAG